DNA sequence from the Candidatus Binatia bacterium genome:
GTTTGGCGCGATCTGCCCGGAGCGCCGCACCGGTGCTGCCATCATCATGCCGGAAGTGAATATCGAGGCCATGAACGAGCACCTGGCCGAAATCAGCCGGCGCGTCTCGGTCGGTGCGATCGCATTGGTATCTGCTCATCCCCCATTGTGAGCGCGGGTTGGGATGCGCGACACGGCGCCATTGACGTGACCACGGGGGCCACGATTCAAGCTTTGGGTGACCCAGCTCCCCGACCTCAGTCGCCTGTCGCACGACGAGAAGGATGCCCTGATCCTGGCGCTGTGGGCGCAGGTTCAGTTGCTGACGGCGCGCGTGGCTGAGCTTGAAGCGAAGCTTGGCGTGCCACCGAAGACGCCGGACAATTCCAGCGTGCCGCCCTCGAAAGGGCACAAGCCGAACCAGGCGAAGAAGGCCAAGCGCAGTGGTCCGCGCCAGGGCAGCCTCGGTCGCACGGGCGGCGGACGGGCATTGGCCGCGAACCCGGACGAAGTGGTCACGGCGAAGCCGGTCCGGTGCGCGCATTGCCAAGCGGCCCTCGGCGCGACCGACCAGACGCTGCACGGCCGCTATGACAAGATCGAGTTGCCGAAGGTCGCCCCCGTGGTGACGCGAGTGGAGCACTACGCCGGGCAATGCCCCTCCTGCGGCGGCATCACGCTCGCGCCGTTGCCAGAGGGGCTGGAGCCAGGCACGCCGTTCAGCCTCAACATCGTGGCGCTGGCGATGTATCTGCGCTTCGTGCATGCCGTCAGCTACCGGCGACTGAGCCGTCTGCTGATCGAGCTGTTTGGCCTCGCCATCAGCGAGGGCGCGCTCGATGCCGCCTTTCGTCGGGGCAAGCCGGAGTTCGATGCCGATGTGGCCAATATCCTGGCCCGGTTGCGTCGCGCGCGCGTCATCTGCTCGGATGAAACCACCGTGCGTATCGACGGCCGCACCTGTTGGAACTGGGTGTTCCAGAACGACGAGGTGGTGATCCACGTGGTCCGCAAG
Encoded proteins:
- a CDS encoding transposase codes for the protein MTQLPDLSRLSHDEKDALILALWAQVQLLTARVAELEAKLGVPPKTPDNSSVPPSKGHKPNQAKKAKRSGPRQGSLGRTGGGRALAANPDEVVTAKPVRCAHCQAALGATDQTLHGRYDKIELPKVAPVVTRVEHYAGQCPSCGGITLAPLPEGLEPGTPFSLNIVALAMYLRFVHAVSYRRLSRLLIELFGLAISEGALDAAFRRGKPEFDADVANILARLRRARVICSDETTVRIDGRTCWNWVFQNDEVVIHVVRKSRGACVVAEVLGGHRPAIWVSDLYSAQQGHAADWQVCLAHQLRDCQFAIEAGDAVFAPRMKALLLRAVVIARRRGDLAESTRREYR